A window of the Nisaea acidiphila genome harbors these coding sequences:
- a CDS encoding YbaK/EbsC family protein: protein MTDTLPEIRAILEAAPYPFEVMECDPELADTAVFCERYGKAPEDSANTIVVRSKTGELKYAACIVLATHRLDVNKVVRKKLGARKVSFASAEETRELTGMEIGGVTALALPADLPLWIDADVMARKEIILGGGNRSSKLIVDPKLLLDQPGAEVVEGLANPFPASF from the coding sequence ATGACCGACACCCTTCCGGAAATCCGCGCCATTCTCGAAGCCGCGCCCTATCCGTTCGAAGTCATGGAATGCGATCCGGAGCTCGCCGACACTGCGGTTTTCTGCGAGCGCTACGGCAAGGCGCCGGAGGATTCGGCCAACACGATCGTGGTACGCTCGAAAACCGGCGAACTGAAATACGCCGCCTGCATCGTGCTCGCGACGCATCGACTCGACGTGAACAAGGTGGTGCGGAAGAAGCTCGGCGCCCGGAAGGTCTCCTTCGCCAGCGCCGAGGAGACGCGCGAGCTGACCGGGATGGAAATCGGCGGCGTCACCGCCCTCGCCCTCCCCGCCGACCTGCCGCTCTGGATCGATGCCGACGTGATGGCGCGGAAAGAGATCATTCTCGGCGGCGGCAACCGCAGTTCGAAGCTGATCGTCGACCCGAAGCTGCTGCTCGACCAGCCGGGCGCGGAAGTGGTCGAGGGACTGGCCAACCCATTTCCGGCCTCTTTCTAG
- the ftsH gene encoding ATP-dependent zinc metalloprotease FtsH, whose product MADEGNSGKGPVLKWALLIGVFFALLALSQIMLHQEPARPKSYSEFKQLVADGQVESVTFEGSKVSGLLRNGATAQPFTSFLPPTGDPDLLASLERQGVEVRSQPADDGSSWLVSLLPWLLIFGFWYFLWFRMSGSMMGGMGRGGVGDILRGKTEPVKKAAIPKVRLSDVAGQENAKAEVGELLEFLRDAERYQRLGAEVPHGILLQGPPGTGKTLIARALAGEAGVPFFHMSASEFIEMFVGVGASRVRNLFDAAKKAQPSIIFIDELDSVGRVRGAGLGGGHDEREQTLNQILAEMDGFEGHEAVVVLAATNRPDVLDPALLRPGRFDRHVTLELPDLAGREAILKVHCRSVPLAGDVDLHKVATGTPGFSGADLKNLVNEAAMAAARENLTKVEARHFDQMRDRIMMGAVRTLAIHEDERHRLAVHESGHTAVAYFLPEADPLHKVTIIPRGRSLGSTHQLPEIERHTLPESYLQDRLAVILGGRAAEQVFLGSVSSGADEDIRMATQIARSMVGRWGMSEEVGPVDVRESESHPFLGREMAQPRSFSEATAALADKAVKHYLVDAEARAVEVLKQNEAKVGRLIAELEERETLDRNEIAVCLGPKEVAAGAKKKASKPEAESGKESG is encoded by the coding sequence ATGGCGGACGAGGGAAATAGCGGCAAGGGGCCGGTGCTGAAATGGGCGCTGCTGATCGGCGTCTTCTTCGCGCTGCTCGCGCTCTCGCAGATCATGCTGCACCAGGAGCCGGCCCGGCCGAAAAGCTATTCCGAGTTCAAGCAGCTGGTCGCCGACGGCCAGGTCGAGAGCGTGACCTTCGAGGGCTCGAAGGTTTCCGGCCTGCTGCGCAACGGCGCGACGGCGCAGCCCTTCACCTCCTTCCTGCCGCCGACCGGCGACCCGGATCTGCTGGCCTCCCTTGAGCGCCAGGGCGTCGAGGTGCGCTCCCAGCCCGCCGACGACGGCTCCTCCTGGCTGGTCTCGCTGCTGCCCTGGCTGCTGATCTTCGGCTTCTGGTACTTCCTCTGGTTCCGCATGTCCGGCTCGATGATGGGCGGCATGGGGCGCGGCGGGGTCGGCGACATCCTGCGCGGCAAGACCGAGCCGGTGAAGAAGGCGGCGATCCCGAAGGTGCGGCTCTCCGACGTCGCCGGACAGGAGAACGCCAAGGCCGAGGTCGGCGAGCTGCTCGAGTTCCTGCGCGACGCCGAACGCTATCAGCGGCTCGGCGCCGAGGTGCCGCACGGCATCCTGCTGCAGGGCCCGCCCGGCACCGGCAAGACCCTGATCGCCCGCGCGCTCGCCGGCGAGGCCGGGGTGCCGTTCTTCCACATGTCGGCCTCCGAGTTCATCGAGATGTTCGTCGGCGTCGGCGCCAGCCGCGTGCGCAACCTCTTCGATGCGGCGAAGAAGGCGCAGCCCTCGATCATCTTCATCGACGAGCTCGACAGCGTCGGCCGGGTGCGCGGCGCCGGGCTCGGCGGCGGCCATGACGAGCGCGAGCAGACCCTGAACCAGATCCTCGCCGAGATGGACGGTTTCGAGGGCCACGAGGCGGTGGTGGTGCTGGCCGCGACCAACCGCCCGGACGTGCTCGACCCGGCGCTACTGCGGCCCGGCCGCTTCGACCGCCACGTGACGCTGGAGCTGCCGGACCTCGCGGGCCGCGAGGCGATCCTGAAGGTGCATTGCCGCAGCGTGCCGCTCGCGGGCGACGTCGACCTGCACAAGGTGGCGACCGGCACGCCGGGCTTCTCCGGCGCCGATCTGAAGAACCTCGTCAACGAGGCGGCGATGGCGGCGGCGCGGGAGAACCTGACCAAGGTCGAGGCACGGCATTTCGACCAGATGCGCGACCGCATCATGATGGGCGCGGTGCGCACGCTTGCGATCCACGAGGACGAGCGGCACCGGCTCGCGGTGCACGAGAGCGGCCATACCGCGGTCGCCTATTTCCTGCCCGAGGCGGACCCGCTGCACAAGGTGACGATCATCCCCCGCGGCCGCTCCCTCGGCAGCACCCACCAGCTCCCCGAGATAGAGCGCCATACCCTGCCGGAAAGCTACCTCCAGGACCGGCTCGCGGTCATTCTCGGCGGCCGCGCGGCGGAGCAGGTCTTCCTCGGCTCGGTCAGTTCCGGCGCCGACGAGGATATCCGCATGGCGACGCAGATCGCCCGCTCCATGGTCGGGCGCTGGGGGATGTCGGAGGAGGTCGGGCCGGTCGATGTCCGCGAGAGCGAGTCGCATCCCTTCCTCGGGCGCGAGATGGCGCAGCCGCGCAGCTTCTCCGAGGCGACGGCGGCGCTCGCCGACAAGGCTGTGAAGCACTATCTGGTCGATGCCGAGGCGCGCGCGGTCGAGGTCCTGAAGCAGAACGAGGCCAAGGTGGGGCGGCTGATCGCCGAGCTCGAGGAGCGCGAGACGCTGGACCGGAACGAGATCGCGGTCTGTCTCGGCCCGAAGGAAGTCGCGGCGGGCGCAAAGAAGAAGGCCTCGAAGCCTGAAGCGGAGAGTGGAAAAGAGTCCGGCTGA
- a CDS encoding SDR family oxidoreductase, with amino-acid sequence MKKAIVTGHSKGLGAGITSALLAEGYNVLGLSRSALPGFESGLEQVALDLGDPAALEAWLDSGELAGFLEHTESAILVNNAGIVEPIAPLGRQGAAAIARAVTVNVSAALVLADAFVTASEDVADRRLVHISSGAGRHAYSGWSVYCATKAALDHHARGVAADTIAGLKVESLAPGTVDTGMQATIRATSEEDFSHRERFVGLKESGALGDPETVGAKIVAHVTSTSFGAELVTDIREM; translated from the coding sequence ATGAAGAAAGCCATCGTCACCGGACACAGCAAGGGCCTCGGCGCCGGCATCACCTCGGCGCTGCTGGCGGAGGGCTACAATGTGCTCGGCCTCTCGCGCTCGGCCCTGCCGGGGTTCGAGAGCGGGCTGGAGCAAGTGGCGCTCGATCTCGGCGATCCGGCGGCGCTCGAAGCCTGGCTGGACAGCGGTGAACTCGCCGGGTTCCTGGAGCACACGGAAAGCGCGATCCTCGTCAACAATGCCGGCATCGTCGAGCCGATCGCCCCGCTCGGGCGGCAGGGTGCCGCGGCGATCGCACGGGCCGTGACGGTGAATGTCAGCGCCGCCCTGGTGCTGGCGGACGCTTTCGTCACGGCAAGCGAGGACGTGGCCGACCGCCGGCTGGTGCATATCTCCAGCGGCGCTGGGCGGCATGCCTATTCCGGCTGGAGCGTATACTGCGCGACAAAGGCGGCGCTGGATCACCATGCGCGTGGGGTCGCCGCCGACACGATCGCGGGGCTGAAAGTGGAAAGCCTTGCGCCTGGCACCGTAGATACCGGCATGCAGGCCACCATCCGGGCGACCTCCGAGGAGGATTTCTCCCATCGTGAGCGGTTCGTCGGGTTGAAGGAGAGCGGTGCGCTCGGTGACCCGGAAACCGTCGGGGCGAAGATCGTGGCCCATGTGACCAGCACGAGTTTCGGCGCCGAGCTGGTGACCGATATCCGGGAGATGTGA
- a CDS encoding YgaP family membrane protein: MTANVGNLDRLARLVLGVVLILAPFVLDLAIFANPLVKWGVPVVGLVFAGTALVRFCPLYAILGIRTRRGE, from the coding sequence ATGACCGCGAATGTTGGAAATCTCGACCGCCTGGCCCGGCTGGTGCTGGGCGTGGTGCTGATCCTTGCCCCCTTCGTCCTCGACCTCGCGATCTTCGCCAATCCGCTGGTGAAATGGGGCGTGCCGGTCGTCGGGCTGGTCTTCGCCGGCACCGCGCTGGTCCGCTTCTGCCCGCTCTACGCGATCCTCGGCATCCGCACCCGTCGCGGGGAGTAG
- a CDS encoding metallophosphoesterase family protein, which translates to MKILVISDIHAYNKHHPTLGSSTPSFVIAGDNAPHSPQSQLIDLIKAEDIQVDYVVCPGDLGDKADISGIEFSWNFLKSVTENCHARALIATTGNHDLDSRFFSGKYDPREFLQNYSHDFPVYIRCLQEKANPESMTLHYWALNFCLFSLDDIRFVILNSSAYHGYNAKDSVPELEHGRISAPTIDLIKKYIDRDNKEREKNGKNKYPINIFICHHHLKPDNSVGYIDKSEIIGASTLLDLLSDTDNGRWFAIHGHRHRSRLYQSEKSTGPWVLSAASFGKTTDGDDTNICPNQIHIVEFDQSPKNQMAQRVQGTVATWNWYPNLDGWQQQARPPSGLPPQSGFGWRGSIDDLARKIDNSLKGDYARWEQILPLAPELRYVTYSDMIELKKTLANHYNINSQEGLKGNIIELGRKS; encoded by the coding sequence ATGAAAATATTAGTTATCTCAGACATCCACGCCTACAATAAACATCACCCTACGTTGGGCTCTTCAACCCCTTCATTCGTTATTGCGGGAGATAATGCTCCACACTCACCTCAATCTCAACTAATTGACTTGATCAAAGCGGAAGACATTCAGGTCGATTATGTTGTTTGCCCGGGAGATCTTGGCGATAAAGCAGACATATCTGGAATCGAATTCTCATGGAACTTTCTAAAATCGGTCACGGAAAATTGTCACGCTCGGGCCCTGATCGCGACAACCGGAAATCATGATTTGGACAGCAGATTTTTCTCTGGAAAATATGATCCTCGCGAATTTCTACAGAATTATTCACACGACTTCCCCGTTTATATTAGATGCCTTCAAGAAAAAGCGAATCCAGAAAGCATGACACTTCATTATTGGGCGTTAAATTTTTGCCTTTTCTCGCTTGATGATATTCGTTTTGTAATTCTTAATTCCTCCGCGTATCACGGATACAATGCCAAAGACAGCGTACCGGAACTTGAACATGGGAGAATCAGCGCACCAACAATAGATCTCATAAAAAAATATATCGATCGCGACAATAAAGAGCGCGAGAAAAATGGAAAAAACAAATACCCTATAAATATTTTTATTTGCCATCACCATCTAAAGCCTGACAACTCTGTTGGATACATTGATAAATCAGAAATAATTGGCGCCTCCACACTACTTGATTTATTATCAGATACTGATAATGGACGATGGTTTGCTATTCATGGCCACCGGCACAGAAGTCGGCTATATCAATCTGAAAAATCCACAGGGCCCTGGGTTCTATCCGCCGCAAGCTTTGGCAAGACTACCGACGGCGACGATACGAATATATGCCCGAACCAGATTCACATCGTCGAATTCGATCAAAGCCCGAAAAACCAAATGGCGCAGCGCGTCCAGGGCACTGTTGCGACATGGAATTGGTATCCTAACCTTGACGGATGGCAACAGCAGGCACGTCCGCCAAGCGGGCTCCCTCCGCAAAGTGGTTTCGGATGGAGAGGATCAATAGATGACCTAGCGCGCAAAATAGATAACTCCCTTAAAGGCGACTATGCTCGCTGGGAGCAAATTCTCCCCTTAGCACCCGAGCTAAGGTACGTAACATATAGCGACATGATCGAATTAAAGAAGACTCTAGCCAACCACTACAACATTAATTCTCAAGAAGGGTTAAAAGGAAATATCATCGAACTGGGACGAAAATCATGA
- a CDS encoding LLM class flavin-dependent oxidoreductase: MAKLGLFMMPLHPPARDFHTVLQENRELVKLADRLGYAEAWMGEHYTSTAEPVTSPLLFNASLIDETENIIFGSGVISLPQQHPVVVAGHAALFDHLARGRFIFGIGSGGLSSDWEIFGNLDHKARAMAMVESIDLIQKVWSEDPPWSHEGEHFTASISDRVLPEYGIGRFIKPYQQPHPPIAVSVRGANSMTAHFAGQRGWCLLSGNFVPAADIATHWPTYAGGAEKAGRRADPNVWRVGRSVLITESDAEAEEICRDPDGVFAWYFRYLGAQGQLAAGTKPEEIYWDAVQAEAMGKVRDFVIAGSAGTVLDKLVAFRDEIGDFGTLMLTAHDMEGVKEMWLRSFTRMAEEVWPKLKGYMEGKRAPHATRGAAE, from the coding sequence ATGGCCAAGCTCGGCCTGTTCATGATGCCGCTGCATCCGCCGGCGCGCGATTTCCATACCGTGCTGCAGGAAAACAGGGAGCTGGTGAAGCTCGCGGACCGGCTGGGTTACGCCGAGGCCTGGATGGGGGAGCATTATACCTCGACCGCCGAGCCGGTGACCTCGCCGCTGCTGTTCAACGCCTCGCTGATCGACGAGACCGAGAACATAATCTTCGGCTCCGGCGTGATCTCGCTGCCGCAGCAGCATCCCGTGGTGGTGGCGGGGCATGCGGCTTTGTTCGACCATCTCGCCCGCGGGCGCTTCATTTTCGGGATCGGCTCGGGCGGGCTCTCGAGCGACTGGGAGATCTTCGGCAATCTCGACCACAAGGCCCGCGCCATGGCGATGGTCGAGTCCATCGACCTGATCCAGAAGGTCTGGTCGGAGGACCCGCCCTGGAGCCACGAGGGGGAGCATTTCACCGCGAGCATTTCCGACCGGGTGCTGCCGGAGTACGGCATCGGCCGCTTCATAAAGCCCTACCAGCAGCCGCACCCGCCGATCGCCGTCTCGGTGCGCGGCGCCAATTCCATGACCGCGCATTTCGCCGGCCAGCGCGGCTGGTGCCTGCTCTCGGGCAATTTCGTGCCGGCCGCCGACATCGCGACCCACTGGCCGACCTATGCGGGCGGCGCGGAGAAGGCGGGGCGGCGCGCGGACCCGAACGTCTGGCGCGTCGGCCGCTCCGTGCTGATCACGGAGAGCGACGCCGAGGCGGAGGAGATCTGCCGGGATCCGGACGGCGTCTTCGCCTGGTATTTCCGCTATCTCGGCGCGCAGGGCCAGCTCGCGGCGGGGACGAAGCCGGAGGAGATCTACTGGGACGCGGTGCAGGCGGAGGCGATGGGGAAGGTGCGCGATTTCGTCATCGCGGGCTCGGCCGGGACCGTGCTCGACAAGCTCGTCGCCTTCCGCGACGAGATCGGCGATTTCGGCACCCTGATGCTGACCGCGCACGACATGGAGGGGGTCAAGGAGATGTGGCTCCGCTCCTTCACCCGGATGGCGGAAGAGGTCTGGCCGAAGCTGAAGGGGTATATGGAGGGGAAGCGCGCGCCCCATGCCACGAGAGGGGCGGCGGAGTAG
- a CDS encoding DUF1223 domain-containing protein, whose protein sequence is MKTSRRKLLGGLAVLGSTGALGLAGLVPFARPVGAQGRASGPIVLELFTSQGCSSCPPADRLLGELAKEPDVLALAYHVDYWNYIGWEDPFSSKEMSDRQRRYGHAMRLSSIYTPQLVIDGEIDVVGSRRSRVLDAIEERRNARPGPGVTVGLERNGADFTLTLAPVGEGDMSGAQLLLVGSDTRHVTEVPRGENRGRTLEDFAVVRFYTALGTWDGKAVQYRVPASAVAVESDRLAVLVQAKGHGRIFGAGVLELKSV, encoded by the coding sequence ATGAAAACCTCGCGACGCAAGCTGCTCGGCGGTCTCGCCGTCCTCGGCAGCACAGGGGCGCTCGGCCTGGCCGGTCTGGTGCCTTTCGCCCGGCCCGTTGGAGCGCAAGGCCGCGCTTCGGGGCCGATCGTTCTCGAACTCTTCACCAGCCAGGGCTGTTCCTCCTGTCCGCCCGCCGACCGGCTGCTCGGCGAGCTCGCGAAGGAGCCGGACGTGCTCGCGCTCGCCTACCATGTCGACTACTGGAATTATATCGGCTGGGAAGACCCGTTCTCCTCCAAGGAGATGAGCGACCGCCAGCGCCGCTACGGCCACGCCATGCGGCTCTCCAGCATCTATACCCCGCAGCTCGTCATCGACGGCGAGATCGATGTCGTCGGCTCCCGCCGTTCCCGCGTGCTGGACGCTATCGAAGAGCGCCGCAATGCCCGGCCCGGGCCGGGCGTAACGGTGGGACTGGAACGGAACGGAGCCGATTTCACGCTGACCCTCGCGCCGGTGGGCGAGGGCGATATGTCCGGCGCGCAGCTGCTCCTGGTCGGTTCCGACACACGCCACGTGACCGAGGTGCCCCGCGGCGAGAACCGGGGCCGCACGCTGGAGGATTTTGCCGTCGTGCGGTTCTACACCGCGCTCGGCACCTGGGACGGAAAGGCCGTGCAATACCGCGTGCCGGCCTCCGCCGTCGCGGTGGAGAGCGACCGCCTCGCGGTGCTCGTCCAGGCAAAAGGGCACGGGCGGATCTTTGGCGCCGGCGTGCTGGAGCTGAAGTCGGTCTAG
- a CDS encoding DNA adenine methylase, with protein MNNEINARQSPSPILRWAGSKKRAIKRITEYFPDHIERYFELFAGSACVFFNSKAKNYNIFDTNPHLIQFYQNISLHSIFMHSELVKIPRSKQTYYYIRNQFNKMNTGIEKSIYFWYLNRNCFNGIYRENLSGGFNVPFSADRVAPYPTLEETIASGNKLSCAHFYCDDFESAEKLELREGDFIYLDPPYYVPNKRVFREYSKAPFTIDDFDRLLTFLHKIDKSGAKFLLSYPEEDISEQIKSHWRFEQISVPRSVSAKISGRKTGRELLFFN; from the coding sequence ATGAACAATGAAATTAACGCACGACAATCTCCCTCCCCCATTCTCCGTTGGGCCGGAAGCAAAAAGCGCGCGATTAAAAGAATCACTGAGTATTTTCCAGATCATATTGAGAGATATTTCGAATTATTTGCCGGATCGGCATGTGTTTTCTTTAACTCAAAAGCGAAAAACTACAATATATTCGATACAAACCCTCATTTAATCCAATTTTATCAGAACATTTCTTTGCATTCGATATTTATGCACTCAGAATTAGTGAAAATACCTAGATCAAAGCAGACGTACTACTATATACGTAATCAATTTAATAAAATGAATACTGGAATTGAGAAATCAATATACTTTTGGTATTTGAACCGAAATTGCTTTAATGGCATTTATCGTGAAAATCTTTCCGGTGGATTCAATGTGCCATTTTCGGCGGATAGAGTCGCTCCATATCCAACGCTAGAAGAGACAATAGCTTCCGGAAATAAACTATCATGCGCCCATTTTTATTGTGATGATTTTGAAAGCGCAGAAAAATTAGAGCTCCGAGAGGGAGATTTTATTTATTTAGACCCGCCATATTACGTTCCGAATAAAAGAGTGTTTCGAGAATACTCAAAAGCACCATTTACGATCGATGACTTCGACAGATTGCTAACGTTTTTACATAAAATCGACAAATCAGGTGCCAAGTTCCTTCTCAGCTATCCGGAAGAGGATATTTCTGAGCAAATCAAGAGCCATTGGAGATTTGAACAAATTTCTGTACCCAGAAGCGTCTCTGCAAAGATTTCAGGGCGGAAAACCGGTCGAGAATTGCTATTTTTTAATTAG
- a CDS encoding M24 family metallopeptidase, producing MEMDWHAERTDLANLALLDTEHAGEPIDLVAVRAYRLGRVRSEMAKRGIAACVLHDQVNIRYATGARNMQIFSSRNTGRYLLLTERDAILYEFTGAMHLADGLETLTGVRPAITASFVAAGEKIAERESLWARETAAALRELVGARATIGVERMNAGAAAALAAEGFRLVDAQEPVEMARCIKSPEEMKCVRASLRATEKGVERLRAAIRPGLTENALWSVLHQAVIAQDGDYIETRLLNSGPRTNPWFQETGPRMIGENELIALDTDVVGCHGYYADFSRTFHAGPGAPSAKQRELYRTAHEQVHFNMGIIEPGMSFRDYAERAWEIPEKYFANRYYLSSHGVGMTGEYPYLYHRADFPDAGYDGVIEPGMTLCVESFIGEESGGEGVKLEQQILVTESGIELLSHFPFEDALLG from the coding sequence ATGGAAATGGACTGGCATGCGGAACGTACGGATCTCGCCAATCTGGCCTTACTCGATACCGAGCATGCGGGCGAGCCGATCGATCTCGTCGCGGTCCGCGCCTACCGGCTTGGCCGTGTGCGGTCGGAGATGGCGAAGCGCGGCATCGCGGCCTGCGTACTGCACGATCAGGTCAATATCCGTTATGCCACCGGCGCACGGAACATGCAGATCTTCAGCTCCCGCAATACCGGCCGCTATCTTCTGCTGACCGAGCGCGACGCGATCCTCTACGAATTCACCGGCGCGATGCATCTGGCAGACGGGCTGGAGACCCTTACCGGGGTCCGCCCCGCGATCACCGCGAGCTTCGTCGCCGCAGGCGAGAAAATCGCCGAGAGGGAAAGCCTCTGGGCGCGCGAGACCGCGGCCGCGCTCCGCGAACTGGTCGGTGCGCGCGCGACGATCGGTGTCGAGCGAATGAATGCGGGTGCGGCGGCCGCTCTGGCGGCGGAAGGTTTCCGGCTGGTCGACGCGCAGGAGCCGGTCGAGATGGCGCGCTGCATCAAGTCGCCGGAAGAGATGAAATGCGTGCGCGCCTCGCTGCGCGCCACCGAGAAAGGCGTGGAGCGGCTGCGTGCCGCGATCCGGCCCGGCCTGACGGAAAACGCGCTCTGGTCCGTGCTGCACCAGGCGGTCATCGCGCAGGACGGGGATTATATCGAGACGCGGCTGCTCAATTCTGGGCCGCGGACCAATCCGTGGTTTCAGGAAACCGGCCCCCGAATGATCGGAGAGAACGAACTGATCGCGCTCGACACCGACGTGGTCGGCTGCCACGGCTACTATGCCGACTTCTCCCGTACCTTCCATGCCGGCCCCGGCGCGCCGAGTGCCAAGCAGCGTGAGCTCTACAGGACGGCGCACGAGCAAGTGCATTTCAACATGGGCATCATCGAGCCCGGTATGAGCTTCCGCGACTATGCGGAGCGGGCCTGGGAGATCCCCGAGAAGTATTTCGCCAACCGCTACTACCTCTCCTCCCACGGCGTCGGCATGACCGGGGAATATCCCTACCTCTACCACCGCGCCGACTTCCCGGACGCCGGATATGACGGCGTGATCGAGCCCGGCATGACGCTCTGTGTCGAGAGCTTCATCGGCGAGGAAAGCGGCGGCGAGGGTGTGAAGCTCGAGCAGCAGATCCTGGTTACGGAAAGCGGGATCGAACTGCTCTCGCACTTCCCATTCGAGGATGCGCTCCTGGGGTGA
- a CDS encoding ORC-CDC6 family AAA ATPase codes for MSISYTHSIFETHNARHIEPSEVAKTFVPPDSTYSNISSNNNHIVIGPRGSGKTTLFKMLTIPALVNWRDFNKFDIYPKVDFIGIFVPADRSWQAQIRSKTGDAQKSTLIMNAAFTTHVLLSFMNTLIQLNELDLTKSKRINFDVKKINNEQESEISRQIADAWRLDTSIYSFRGIIASLRKRLISIGEIKEKIFYIENYSFDEFESKFIYLTFRDTLLYAIDIYANHIGNQSLRWALLFDEFEIAPTDIQKEVLSNLRGQSDPKLIFKIALAMYNRNIEDLLTDEHAASAKNDFQVEYLWHARKDSGHRFSAKLVQRMLQDSGYDSEEMSTFLGNSLYDFEDDDTQSPYSDDGKVLQAYMSLEKSDPSFKSWLASRNVNLNDLTNLNGIDRASTIRKIRSIALTREYFRRFTDDRSDISRGRSRKVDQIYIRHPSLLSLCEGNPRFTLAIFSPLIRELMITRAKHAKRPVSDRHQSEQVRSTLNAFRAFLKTIPYQPQSREGNRGLLSLLDKVGNHFYQKCVVEEFNPQPPLTFIVDSHIDEETHRALGRAVNAGAIVYVPDKGAEPLLSSLRGKRFRLSFLLSTYYKIPLILGTEISLARILDSGPRDTGKPSAQISIFDESNYDD; via the coding sequence ATGAGCATTTCTTACACTCATTCTATATTCGAGACTCATAATGCAAGGCATATTGAGCCTAGTGAAGTCGCCAAGACTTTCGTTCCACCAGATTCTACGTATAGCAATATTTCATCGAACAATAACCACATTGTGATCGGACCGCGGGGAAGCGGAAAGACAACATTGTTCAAAATGCTTACGATACCTGCTCTCGTTAATTGGCGCGATTTCAATAAGTTTGATATATATCCAAAAGTTGATTTTATTGGTATTTTTGTCCCTGCAGACAGAAGTTGGCAGGCACAAATCCGCTCAAAGACCGGCGATGCTCAGAAGTCTACGCTTATTATGAACGCCGCCTTCACAACTCATGTACTTCTTTCTTTTATGAACACTTTAATTCAATTGAATGAACTTGATCTAACGAAAAGCAAGCGAATTAATTTTGACGTCAAGAAGATCAATAACGAACAAGAATCGGAGATATCTAGACAAATAGCGGATGCATGGCGCTTAGACACTAGCATATACAGTTTTCGTGGGATAATTGCCTCTCTACGAAAGAGATTGATATCTATTGGCGAAATAAAGGAGAAAATTTTTTATATTGAAAATTATTCGTTTGACGAATTTGAAAGTAAATTTATTTACCTCACATTCCGCGACACACTGTTGTATGCAATAGACATTTACGCTAACCACATAGGAAACCAAAGCCTGCGATGGGCGCTACTATTCGATGAGTTTGAAATTGCACCGACCGATATTCAAAAAGAAGTGCTTTCAAATCTGCGCGGCCAGTCCGACCCGAAGCTAATTTTTAAAATCGCATTAGCTATGTACAATCGCAATATAGAGGATTTACTCACTGACGAGCATGCCGCATCTGCAAAAAACGACTTTCAAGTAGAGTACCTTTGGCACGCCAGAAAGGATTCTGGTCATAGATTCTCGGCTAAGCTGGTGCAACGCATGTTGCAGGATTCTGGTTATGACTCGGAAGAAATGAGTACATTTCTTGGAAATTCACTTTACGACTTTGAAGATGATGATACTCAATCACCATACTCTGACGACGGAAAAGTTTTGCAAGCTTACATGTCGTTGGAGAAATCAGACCCATCTTTTAAAAGTTGGCTTGCGTCAAGGAATGTGAATCTCAATGATTTAACCAATCTGAACGGGATTGATCGCGCATCAACCATAAGAAAAATACGGTCAATAGCTCTGACTCGCGAATATTTTCGTCGCTTCACCGACGATAGGTCTGACATATCACGCGGTAGAAGCAGAAAGGTTGATCAAATTTATATTCGTCACCCTTCTCTATTATCATTGTGTGAAGGAAATCCTAGATTTACGCTCGCGATTTTTTCGCCCCTTATTAGAGAGCTGATGATAACACGAGCAAAACATGCGAAACGCCCTGTTTCAGACCGACATCAATCCGAACAAGTACGAAGTACCCTTAACGCCTTTAGAGCTTTTCTCAAGACCATTCCATACCAGCCACAAAGTCGCGAAGGGAATCGCGGCCTATTAAGTTTATTGGATAAAGTTGGAAACCACTTCTACCAGAAATGTGTAGTAGAAGAATTTAATCCACAGCCACCTTTAACTTTTATTGTCGATTCTCACATTGATGAGGAAACTCACCGCGCCTTAGGTCGCGCTGTAAATGCCGGAGCTATAGTATATGTACCCGATAAAGGTGCCGAGCCTTTACTATCCTCTCTGCGAGGAAAGAGGTTTCGACTATCTTTTCTCCTTTCTACTTATTATAAGATTCCATTGATACTAGGAACCGAAATATCTCTAGCCAGAATACTCGATTCTGGCCCCCGTGATACAGGCAAGCCTTCAGCGCAAATTAGTATTTTTGATGAGTCGAATTATGACGATTAG